The nucleotide window tcatgagctaagtcaatgacttgaagtttttcattcaatttgcaggttaaagcttcaatttcagcttcatagccttttatctttttcaaatatgatgactcatttcttttagcaaagaaatttgattcttttacGTTTGACATTTCGCTCACAAGACTTTTGTTTTGAGTTGACAatttgtcaacttcaccctgtagttcacgacacttTAAACAAATAGAAGTAGCAGAGTTACTTACCTCTCCTGTCGCTTTGTCTAAGTTAGCCATGAGAGCAGCAAGTTGAGCTCCCATCCTTTTGATAATTTCATCTTTCTCATCAGCTTCCATGTCATGCTCAGACTCTGGCTTTTCCTCTTCAGCTTCagttgtctgatcaaccttctttacCTCAGCATCACTTTCTTTCTCAACATCTGCTTCAGTTTCAGCTTCTTCAACTGGCACGATCTCTGCCATAAATGCTTGTGTAACATTCTCATCTTTTTCCAAGTGAATGCTCCAGTCATacgaaccctctcttgcagtagagatcaacgcccttgagttagagttgtttgatgaatttctattgtttgaactctggttcgaagtctcatgcttttgtttctgacattcccttgcgaagtgaccataactctgacagttaaagcacctgacTTTGGCCATGTCAAAACCAACATTCTTCCCCACAAACTTCCTtccagttctgttcatgaaccttttcacacgtctcgaaatcatggccatctgccattgcaaatccatttcttctaagtcatcagggtcaatctgatcataatcttcatctaacgtagcaggatcagatatcttcccctgaatgtagttctcatacgaggcaacaaacgaagcaagtagtgcgagatgttcttcagcagactttACACTCATCGCCATTGACTTTGCACTGCTTGTTTGCTTTGAGGTTGATGTTCTCTTGACTCCTGTTGATCCTCCTGCAGCagctacaaaacacacatcaccatcatCATTAACTGTAACCTGCTCATTATCACATGAAAGAAAAGCAGTGGCAGAGTCGCTGGACGCAtcatgagatgaagaagatgtaagcccattgtagatccctggatcttgaacctgatcatatccagtgtccttcttcttcatgctgagctcataagctcttagcTTTCCAACAACTTCTTCCAACTCCTTTGTTTCATAGTCAGCTTCTCCCTTTATCATGAGAGTGTAAATATCCCATTTAGCAGGCAgggcatctagcagcttgtcatttttctctatgtcagaatagcagtctatatcataattatccagctttgacatcagatggtagtatcgaataatgatgtcctcaagtgactcatTCTTCATGTGCTTAAACACAGCAaacttcttcttcagaagatcaactttgttctttttgacatcaggatttccttcatatctcttctctagagcatcccacatttcctttgaaatagtgtacttcttaaaggtatgtttgatgctatcaggtaaagACATCTTGATAgtagccaaggctctcttttcagcctcatacatctttttatcattctcctgcatgttcacataagctgtcacacgaggtctgccttcaaaatcatgtgtagggtttgtgtacccgtcaacaatacagatccacatgcgagtgtcctgatattcaatgaaggattgaaacctatccttccaagttaagtagttttccaccttcatcatctttggtggtttgttcgtagtgccaacctcatgttccatccttaagagttcgttcaatttagtcatgttcgacattttaacgtaagcagactggtaaaaccgtacaaattgtgtccgaaatctgtttttaccaaattataccgttagactCGTCTCGAGAATAtgattccaatgatatataatgtcgaagACCTTTTTCCGGATTTTCCAgagttttttttttgtcctaaaaatccaaggattcCAACGATGCAAACGGTTTGTCCAAATGAGTTACGGATAGTTTTCTAAAcgcgaaacagtgaaatttttctGACGCAAGCCAACAAAAATTCCACCCAGTTCGAAATGATCAGAAATGGTTCGAAATGGTTCGAAATACGTATGCTTATCCGTAATGGTCAGTATTGATCCGAAATGACCACCTTCAAGTCCGTAATGCACTATTCTGATCCGTAATGATACTCTCTGGTCCGAAATCAAACACCTTCTGGTccgaaatcaagtagaaatggtCCGAAATCAAGCCTAACTGGTCCAAAATTCAACTAATTAATCCGAAATGGAACAGTTCAATCCGAAATGCAATCAGAAGATCCGTAATGGTCCGTAATTGCTTGTTTTCTGTCTGAAATGGAAGAAATCTGGTCCGAAATTGATCAGAAATGCAGGATTTCTATCAGTAATGGTCCGGAATTCAAGTATTTTGATCAGTAATGATCCGAAATGCTTAAATCCTATCCGAAATCTGCAGTAGAACACAAACACAGCTTCTGAAAACTCCAAAAACGCCGATTTTTCTGCAAAAACGATTCTGAACCAAGCCAATCAAGAGccgaatgctctgataccaattgtaagtcccctaACACGTgtggatcgtaacagaatcgtcgatccaacctagagtgcggaatcccctagattagatttcacagaaaacgagtagaacacgaatcactttaaacccgatctttattgattatcttcgtaacgattacaatcaatcaagatcctaattcgtccaagccgttCTCTTTCACGAATCctctccaagtgattaaggtgattagattgattaacctaaaccctaatgctaagctttgtttatataggacaaggcTTTGCATTtgggctaggtcttgggcaaggcccatttcgcaaacccttccccatatgtgggtttggtttggcccaatcactcttacttcactataacaaactattacaaagctaaacctgctaaccgtttatcgttttactaattacaagatatccaaagaccaaatctaagctgttgtcacaaaacatgcaccaacaatatGTAGCCTAGATATTTAACAAAGTGATTAAAATAATTAATCAAGGACAAGGTGTGTCACCCTTGTGGTGACCGATCGGTTACAAGGGGGGGGGGTTTGGTTCAATTTCAACTAGATAATTAAAGTCTAGTTATGTTAAGTTAGGAGGTTAATTAGTGTATATTGTGTGTTGTAAGTTATAActggtgttagggtattcggggaccctaactggctaagaaaaagaaaaataatgccattgacaatatttttatgttccgggtaaagtccggttgttcggttagatactgatccgttaaagtgcttaataaagctttaaggtgtctttattattatttttagtgacacaaagaattcccgacactttggaaagtgtctagtattattttcccatgtttttgcactttactagtaagcttaaatgctgaattttgggttaaagtgcagaattttgtgtttaaaacatgttttaggcacatccggtcactataactatcacctagtgacgcagttctacaatcctcacctccctacacttcctactagtgtagtaaactattcctggctcatacaggccttaggggcagtgtctgcctggtgctggctatgtcagcacgtttactgggttatccgttcattgtgctactgtgcttttgtgcatcaagtttgtcactaaagttctgtatgtaaataatagagtgatagttaataaagtatgatgcaagtatgtgtatgtatcagtattcaagtagcagtttatccacaattgtaagcaagcacagtaattaagcagtaattaaatagtaatttgttcgtacggatacctgatttggtgagggttgtcacatggaATGGGATCAGGTACTGGTTGTTGTAGTGGTGATTGATGTGGTTCAGCTTGTGCTTCTGATAGtggttgttgcggttctgatacAGGCTTTGATTTAAACTTGATTTTCAACTTTCTGGCCGCAGGATATACAACACGTTTCCTTGAGCTACATTTCTTCCTTCCTTCAGAAGGTGGTGTTTGAACACTCTGAACATGTTCTTGAGATAGAATATACAAATCATCATCGTCATCTCCACTCCTCTTTCTTTtcttctgtttttctttttcagaaATTACCTTTTTCCAACATTCAGTTTCATCAACCTCTGAATCAGATGAGCTCTTTTCTTCATTGTCACCTTCCTCACCAGCTGTCTCTCCAGTTTCCAAACCATAATCAATATTTTTCAACAACTGTTCCATTCCAGGAGATACTGGGTCTTGATTTCTTTCAGCATCCGCTTCTGGTTTATCTACCTCTGGTTCATCGACCAGCATTGTTTCAACAGTTTTCTTTTGACATTTCTTTTTCGGTTGTGAGGATGAACCTTTTTCAGCTTGTACTTTCGGAGTTCTCTTACCTCCTCTtttctttttttcattttcttctttcGTGAACCACTCATTTCGTGTGTTTTTGAATTCAGCTAACTTTGCTAATTCATCTGTTGCActcttttctttcatttcttcATCATTTCTCCATTTCAGATGATCAACTGGATCTGGATCTTCGTAATTTGCACTTTTGATGAATCCGAAGAATTCTGCCTTTATTTTTGGTTCTGGATGATTTTTGTGATACCTGGACAATATGATCAACGTATCATTATCCATGTGATACAACGCCAATAAATCATTATCTTCATCTTTCACTAGATCCGGATAAGCATGATCCAACATCATTTGCACAAATCTTGGATAAATCCAGGTTTTACTGCCTGATGTAATGTTTTCTTTCATGTAATGGAAAATGATTTTCGAAAAATTGTACTTTTTGTTCAATACTAAAGCAGTCACCATATTCATCTGGTAATCTCTCAGCgcatcatgtcccccttttctatGACTGAGAGCGTGAATCACTGAATGAATGAAAAATTTGTAAGGCTTTGAGAAACATGCTTTTGAATAATTTGCACTGTTCAGCGGACCATTATATCCCATCCTCAACATACATCCCTTAACCATTCTCTCTGGAAACTTCGTTGGTGAATCTTCATCATCCGGAAAATCTAATACTTCACGAACAAGTTGTTTTGTGATGACGATCTCTTTATCTTCACCATTTAAGCTAACAATTGAAGTTATCACTTTACTTTCTGCATCATACTTAGCATTCTTCTAGAAACGTTCAATATGAGACTTGAAAACATTATGTTTACTTGTCAAAGCCTTCTAGATAGGTAAACGCTTCATAAATTCCAGAATTTCCTTGAATATGGCCATCTTTGGAAGCTTTTCATCATAAACACAACAAGTGTTACGTGAAGGATCAAACTCAACAATCGATGCCtaaaacataaacacaaataCAAGTTAAACACTTTGAACAATTTTCAACACAAAACATCATTCACACGAAATGGATTTCAAGCTACATGATCAGTTTCAAACAAGATGGTGTATCAAGCGAAATGGATTTCAAACGGAATGGCCAGTTTTCAAACGGTTTGACTTCCACACGAAATGGCTAGTTTCAAACGGTTTGGCACTTCAAACGAAATGgctatttcaagcgaaatgatgTTTTCAAGCGGAATGGCCATTTCTTGCGAAATGGTAACATTAATCAATATGccatttcatacgaaatgactagtcatttcgtttgaaatctgGTTCATGAACAGTGATTTGCAaatgtttaaaacttgttttgatgatGAAATTGAAACCCAAGATTTGTTCTTTAATAGATTCCGAGTACATGGATATGTTTTTCATTCAATTTAGACTATAAACAAACCCTGAATCTAAGTCCAAACATCCAGTTCTACCGAGTTCATATGAAATCAAGATATCTAGTTCAAATTGAAACCCAAGAACTGATCTACAACACATTTCGATCATATTGATGTGGTTTTCATTCAACTTGGACCATTAACCACCCT belongs to Helianthus annuus cultivar XRQ/B chromosome 5, HanXRQr2.0-SUNRISE, whole genome shotgun sequence and includes:
- the LOC118492108 gene encoding uncharacterized protein LOC118492108; this translates as MGKQEFKPKEKLSEVFVAGKNTVAEKDYIFSQKAVDDFNAAKKLKEENNRSTFVEYDKRVCYRCNEIGHMAKQCVKRIEKPVFPKPKPKTSNVVKGKTLMVSPMRILKRGESLKSEDKPKSTFEIGESSKSLKTSKIYPKTKIFQNQSWVEKPKQSFEEKKMEKDLKSEPTLIKNAKYDAESKVITSIVSLNGEDKEIVITKQLVREVLDFPDDEDSPTKFPERMVKGCMLRMGYNGPLNSANYSKACFSKPYKFFIHSVIHALSHRKGGHDALRDYQMNMVTALVLNKKYNFSKIIFHYMKENITSGSKTWIYPRFVQMMLDHAYPDLVKDEDNDLLALYHMDNDTLIILSRYHKNHPEPKIKAEFFGFIKSANYEDPDPVDHLKWRNDEEMKEKSATDELAKLAEFKNTRNEWFTKEENEKKKRGGKRTPKVQAEKGSSSQPKKKCQKKTVETMLVDEPEVDKPEADAERNQDPVSPGMEQLLKNIDYGLETGETAGEEGDNEEKSSSDSEVDETECWKKVISEKEKQKKRKRSGDDDDDLYILSQEHVQSVQTPPSEGRKKCSSRKRVVYPAARKLKIKFKSKPVSEPQQPLSEAQAEPHQSPLQQPVTVNDDGDVCFVAAAGGSTGVKRTSTSKQTSSAKSMAMSVKEGSYDWSIHLEKDENVTQAFMAEIVPVEEAETEADVEKESDAEVKKVDQTTEAEEEKPESEHDMEADEKDEIIKRMGAQLAALMANLDKATGEGEVDKLSTQNKNDMPSSGTGESDTTDPMPIVSDDRVSSEHEVQTSDTTRTDDDDFQPFALPDVVAELADGPIAGDLPLVVIPAPVPLAAYPVLDMLLDVVADDDIDLFDEDPLEDDFEGEAHIAAGDLLLLADAPA